Proteins encoded within one genomic window of Arachis ipaensis cultivar K30076 chromosome B08, Araip1.1, whole genome shotgun sequence:
- the LOC110265974 gene encoding uncharacterized protein LOC110265974, which yields MKDQLDLRYSSKNQSEVEVETEPEILDESINAVEIDPVSKIQSSLDISLAKATKTNNIHEGQLNRSQGHANGSIKSIREGELMTKGKFERIKSMLEAELSDIQEQYFHMSLKYAEVEAEHEELVMKLKEVGLMEETKLLLSEKEILSLKVENLLEKINLLESDLSSFVENEFSRHLQH from the exons ATGAAAGATCAACTGGACCTTCGTTATAGTAGCAAAAATCAGAGTGAG GTGGAAGTGGAAACTGAACCTGAAATTCTTGATGAAAGTATTAATGCTGTAGAAATAGATCCAGTATCAAAGATTCAGTCATCACTTGATATTTCTCTTGCAAAAGCTACAAAAACGAACAACATACATGAAGGTCAACTTAATAG ATCCCAAGGCCACGCAAATGGTTCAATAAAATCAATAAGAGAAGGAGAACTCATGACGAAAGGAAAATTTGAACGTATAAAATCAATGCTAGAGGCAGAGTTAAGTGATATTCAGGAGCAGTACTTCCACATGAGCCTTAAATATGCTGAGGTAGAAGCCGAGCATGAAGAACTTGTGATGAAACTCAAAGAG GTTGGATTGATGGAAGAAACCAAGCTGTTGCTGagtgaaaaagaaattttgagcCTTAAAGTG GAGAATTTACTGGAAAAAATTAATCTTCTTGAGAGTGATTTGAGTTCCTTTGTTGAGAACGAG TTTTCTAGGCACTTGCAGCATTAG